One genomic window of Fusarium fujikuroi IMI 58289 draft genome, chromosome FFUJ_chr01 includes the following:
- a CDS encoding related to endo-beta-1,4-glucanase, which translates to MVDDSQQRNHLLGDWTDIEQNRIMEEENEHQNEDGELEQELGLTKKTRRRVRFADSEKPATQRRSWTRTRTRRFSCLRSPSSAILLAALLLCLGAGYAYRWKVETALHRSWIPDAASERFSQNPLPPPPEHLQITNYTLPLRTRGRDIVDVNGRRFKLASVNWYGASDEFFVTGGLDIQHRDDIAKTIKKLGFNSVRLPYADELVIKNPVVEEKHLRANPDLVGLRALDIFHAIVQTLTKSGIAVIVNNHITSATWCCGADPCDAGWSNDHLGPMCRVRQTEDEWIQHWETIMLPHINNPLVIGVDLRNEIRGLWGTMPWSKWAPAAERCGNRLLQMNRDWLVIVEGTESSNDLSKVCKRPILLDVTHRLVYSAHVYAWSGWGSWEGRFLQRDYDSFAKTMHHNWGYIIDKQIAPVWVGEIGAPVQPSVGDANYWQHLVRFLQDKDSDFGYWALNARKPKGNATERYGLLQDDWKTPVLDYRMKDMLELMSA; encoded by the coding sequence ATGGTGGACGACTCCCAACAACGGAACCACTTACTCGGCGATTGGACGGATATTGAGCAGAATCGTAtcatggaggaagaaaatgAGCATCAAAACGAGGATGGAGAATTGGAACAAGAATTGGGACTGACGAAAAAAACCAGACGGCGTGTTCGATTCGCTGACTCCGAGAAGCCCGCAACTCAAAGGCGATCCTGGACCCGGACACGAACACGGAGATTTAGTTGTCTACGCAGTCCAAGTAGCGCAATTCTCCTCGCTGCTTTATTGCTATGTCTTGGAGCCGGATACGCATATCGCTGGAAGGTCGAGACCGCATTGCATCGGAGCTGGATCCCTGATGCTGCCAGCGAACGATTCAGCCAGAACCCGTTGCCCCCGCCTCCAGAGCATCTTCAAATCACCAACTATACACTCCCTCTACGGACGAGAGGACGAGATATTGTAGATGTCAACGGCCGCCGTTTCAAGTTAGCCTCGGTGAACTGGTATGGTGCCAGCGACGAGTTCTTTGTCACTGGAGGTTTGGATATCCAACATCGCGATGATATTGCAAAGACTATCAAGAAGCTAGGCTTCAACAGTGTGAGGCTACCTTATGCTGATGAGTTAGTCATCAAGAATCCAGTTGTCGAAGAAAAACACCTTCGCGCAAATCCCGACCTGGTCGGCCTGAGGGCACTGGACATCTTTCATGCTATTGTTCAGACGCTGACTAAATCGGGCATTGCTGTCATCGTAAATAACCACATAACCAGCGCAACCTGGTGTTGCGGTGCTGATCCCTGTGATGCTGGCTGGTCGAACGATCATTTGGGCCCCATGTGTCGGGTGCGACAGACTGAGGACGAATGGATCCAGCACTGGGAGACTATCATGCTCCCACACATCAACAACCCGCTTGTCATTGGTGTTGATCTCAGGAATGAGATCCGCGGCCTTTGGGGTACCATGCCGTGGTCGAAGTGGGCACCAGCTGCTGAAAGATGCGGCAACCGACTTCTTCAGATGAATAGGGACTGGCTCGTCATAGTCGAGGGCACTGAGTCTTCCAATGATCTGTCCAAGGTGTGCAAACGTCCTATCCTGCTGGACGTTACCCACCGACTAGTATACTCAGCACACGTGTACGCTTGGTCTGGCTGGGGAAGCTGGGAGGGCCGTTTCCTTCAGCGAGACTACGACTCATTCGCGAAGACGATGCACCATAACTGGGGATACATCATCGATAAACAGATTGCCCCTGTGTGGGTCGGCGAGATCGGGGCGCCTGTGCAGCCGTCTGTTGGTGACGCCAATTACTGGCAGCACCTAGTACGTTTCCTCCAGGACAAAGATTCTGATTTTGGATACTGGGCGCTGAATGCCCGGAAGCCCAAGGGGAATGCAACGGAGAGATATGGCCTACTACAAGATGATTGGAAGACTCCAGTGCTTGATTATCGGATGAAGGATATGCTTGAGCTCATGTCGGCTTGA